ttctacacgctaggaggaagtcgttttatctttggcgGCAATACGGCATTCCGTGAGcgctagccggggcgtaatttgtcttgcggaaagagggcttccctcgactcgacttattgttggtttgtttattttatttccgttgtaatttccaTTCCACTTGTTgttcgtattttccttcgattataatagttagagtaccgcctgtacacggcttgagaATTTTATCCCATTATTTTCTAACAAATATTATGATTGTTGAATTCAACGTAAcatcttgaaaaatatataCTGACCATGTGGGAATCAAAATCTTAATCAAATTAAGGCAATAATCAAGGACagatctctcttttattttttgtactttTGTATtctaaattataacatgatatCGAAAAGAGCTTCTTGAAACAAATTTAAACTTtccatgaaaaataaaaagctTTTAGATCTATACATGAATAATGAAACAACTCCATGAACTGAATCTAAATTTTCAATAGAGATGGAAGAACTTCTGACTAAGATTGATTATAAACTATTTATGAAATTGAAGATGGTTGCAAGTCAAGTATTGGAACTTCGGATACTCAAATTCATGTGTGAATGTTTGAAAGAAGATATCAATTAAATTAAAGGCAATAAGTGGTGAAAAGAAGATATCTATCTACTAAAAGAAGATAATATCTACTATACATAATAAACAAGGAAAGATCAATGAAACCCAAATCAAAGATGAGTACTATAATTAGAATAAATATTCTATGTAAAAATGTAATTAGAAGAAAACAATGAATTCAATAGTAAATTTTAAAGTATTTCAATATCTTTTATTTTCGGCATTCTTTTACGAGATCAAAGGAgctttttcaaataaattctttcctaaattttaattttattttcttctgaGTTATAGTACTGTTTATGGACCTCATATAAACTGAGAGGATAACTGTTTTGCAATCAGTTTTGTGATATTGGTAATTAATTTCCTTATagagaaattagggtttcttatAATTTATATCAGTTCAGACTGCTCGGTCCTTTTTGTATAGCGTTTTGCCTTGTAGGTTTTATGTTAATTTATTCATGATATTGCCAAGAAATCGTATATGCTGAATTACAATTAGTTATCATACAAATAATTTGATTTGTAATTCTAAACTTAAATTtggaaaacaaagaaaagaaatgattTCTTATTGAatgatttaatttgtttatacATAAGGGTAAAGTTGTTTCCTTACCAGGCGAGGTTGGGCTTGTGTCAAAAAATGTACATATACAATCTTTCTATGCTTATGTCATTGGGTTTATTTACCACATTTGAGTTGCTGACTTATGGCCCATATTGGACTTGGGCTGTCAAAAGAAAACagaggaattaattaaatttagaaATGAAGAAAATCTAGTCTCATAAGAATAGCTTTCTATAATCCACCTATCTTTGTCAAAGATTCAAGGCTTTATATATTGTAACTTAATGAATTTAATTCAATAATTATTTGTGGGGTCTTAAATTGATGAACTAGCATGCATTAATATTGATAATTACATATCTCAACACGAAGTAAAAGGACCAAGAATCATATATTATTGAGCGATAGACAAATTGGATATATATATCTAATTATAGGGTGgcgttagtgtgctaactatCTTAATGTGCTACTTGTTGACTAAATCAACAcactatattaaaaatgtcaacacaataacATGAGTATATCAACACAAATTTATCTTGATATTTTGCTGAATGTGCTACTTGTTCAGTAATCAacacattatattaaaaatatcaacacaataacATGACTACACGAGTATGTCAACAAAAATTTATCTTGACATTCACAAAATAGTgaaataagagagatagaatAAAGCAAGAGAAAGATGAAAAATAGTGAAATAAGTGTTAATAGATTGTAGTATCCATATTACGAATGATACGTAAAATttctatttattaatttttttaatatttagactTGATCTAATTTTAGAGATAatctaaaatgataaaactaaCCTATATCTTGAGAGTGACTAATGGTCATTTAATGTTTGGCCATCGGCCACAATATAAGACAAAAAGCAGGATAAAAAGAATGGAATCAAAAGCAAAAAAATTTGTAATAAGCTAAACAGATTTAAATACAATGCTAGGTTGAAATATCAATCTATATATACAACGCAATAAAACctttactagtattatttatgtGTAAGATTAAAATACTCCACAACTTGGATGCCACTagcttttatttattatactttCAAGTGTCAACAACTATGACAAAAAAATGCAAAGTTCCCACCCATAAAGTAACAAGTACTAGTAAACAAACTAAAACCAAACATAATCTCATGAACAAGAAATCAAGACTTTTAttccataataaaaaaaagagttgCAAACAAATAGTAAAAACCTCAAACAATAGACCAATACATCATCTTATTTACTACTCGACCAATACATCATCTTATTTACTACTCATTTTGCTGACTGTGTTTCCAGGTCGTCCCgaaaaaagtaaaagtaaaaataaaaataaaaataaatcctGACTCTTTAATTTAATCTTGATCAAGATTAGCAGAGTGGCAtatccggcggcggcggcagcatCTTCTCGTCGCGCCCCGGTCCGTCCCTCACGATGAACACCATCCCCATTCCCCAGCTCACGTGACGCTCGAAATGGCAGTGCATGAACCACACTCCTACAAACACATCaaccaataattaataataactcattaataaaatcaatcaaatgcaaaaataattaattaaatataaacctGGATTATTAGCCTTGAACCTAATAGCAGTCCATCCATTTCTCTGCACGGCGATGGTCTCCATCAACGGCGGGTCGACGAGATTATAGTTAGGCGGGTCCCGGGTCCGGTTGAAGTTCCCAAACCCGGATCCGACGACGTAGAAGCTGTACCCGTGCAGATGCATGGGGTGATCGATTCCGCCAACGAGATTTGTACCCTGGAACACGAGCTCGACAGTGGCGTTGAAGTCGAGGATGTTGACGGAGGTCCCATTCTGAGGGCGAGCGAGATCTCTAGGAATGGTCTGCTGCGTGTAGTTGAAGGGGAAGGGCGGGTTGTCCGGGAAATCGGTGGTGTAGACGCCATTGATCCTTCTGTAATAAGCCTGAAGGAAATCCGTCCTCGGCAGCTGGAGCGTCACGTTGTTGACGCTCGCCATCAGCCTCTCCGAGAAGGGCCCCTCACAGGAGTCGTTCGCGCAGGGGCGGAGGTTGATGGAGAGGGTGAAGAAGAGGATGTCGGAGATGTTCTTGGGGACGTCGACAGGGTAGTTTTTGTTTGCTAGGCTTCTTAATTGGGTGGTGAAGTTGTGGGAGGCGGCGGTGCTGTTGAACGGCGGGAAGGAGGGGAGGGCCGGGGAGGCGGGAGGGGTGTAGTTGCCGGCGTACTCGAGgatggcggtggtggtggtgttgtCGAAGTCCCCGCCGCTGGCGTAGGCTCTTGAGGCCATGTAGTAGTGGCTCGGTCGCTGGTTGGCGACGAGGAGGAGGTCCATGGTCTGGCCGGGGGATATCGCGATGTAGTCGCTCGTCAGGCGCTTCGTGTAGGCGGCGTCGGTGCCCACCACGGTCACGTTGTGGTTCGCGATTTTGAAGAACATGATGTTGTTCATCACTGCGTTTACGATGCGCAGGAGGTAGGTCTTTCCGCTCTCCACTTTTAACCTCAATGTATCTGTGACCAACAACATGcttcttaataaaaaaaaagttatcccacaaataaaaggaaaaagcactcatttttttctaaaaactAACCCCACATCAATTGCCATACACAACTGACATGGGATATGTTTTCTTGCACTGAAATTCGTAAATAAAAATCCACCTTGTCTTGAGCAAGGATGCAAGTCCCCGGGTTGGCCATTGATGAGGAAAGAATTGGAAACTTCTGGGTCGCTTCCACTACCAAGGAACTCCTCCATAATTTCCTGAATATCGCCATTAAACCAGTCTCCTGCAATACATGTTCCAAATTCATAATAAAGTCAGGATTAGTTTCCTTGCAATGAAGTCCATAACAGTAACAGAGCGCATACAAACCTAGTAAGATGGGAACTTCCTGATGAGGCTTAGGAAAAGGATAACTCTCTCTCCTTGGAGGCAGAATAATGAGGGCGCCATACACAGAATTGCGATACCACTCGCTATGAGCGTGCCACCACAGAGTTCCTTCCTCGTCCGACAACACAATCCGTTGGCTAAACCTCGTGCCAGGGCTAATAGGGCATTGTGTCACGAACTCCGGGCCATCTGACCATGGATACCTCGGCATTTTGACTCCATGCCtataacattaaaaaatcaGTACTAGCAAAAATATATTTAACGATATAACATGTCAAGAACACGTTACAGTCATATTTTTTTACCAGTGGATGGTTATATTATGGTCAGCCCTATTAATGACATCGACTATGACCAAATCTCCCCTTCTAGCATATATCGTTGGCCCCGGGAACTGTCCGTTTATCGTTAGCATGGTCTTGTTCGTGCAAAGCCTAGAGTGTGTAGAGTTTCTCAGCTGCAACAAGTTAATTAGAGTTTGATTAGCTTCTAATTAAATCAATATTACTAAAAAATACTTAGTAATTATGATATCTTAGTACTTACTTCAAACCTATAGCGACGAACTGCGGCATGGCTCGGCGTTACTCCTCCGAGCAGAACAATACCTAAGAAACAGAGGAACAAAAGCTTTGAAGCCGATAACATTTCTTCTTTAGTTTTcttgatgttttgtttttgtgtgtAAATATTTTCTTGTGTTTGTTGAGATTGGAAGGAAATTGTGATGAGTATTTATAAGGTGGATTCAAAGTTTACATGAATGGACTTGTtcacaacaaaacaaaagcgACGGCTGCCCTTTTATTATTGAGTGAACTACTAATAGTTTCTGATCTTGTCGAAAAATGCACCGATGgtccataaaaaaaatttatatcgtttttggtacgaTAAGACTAAAATAACCCTAAGCACCATTAATGTAAATATTTATAGTCTGAGGGCATTTTAGACCTTGCAACTTtccctttaatttttttagttttttcttcCATCACCATTTTCTTTTAGAAGCTCAATTATACTTtcattaaataatatttaatgctttataatttcaaaattttaaataagaaataaaatattttaattatgctttaattatttttaaaattaaatattagtatttattatACAGCTCAATCTCTATGTTTGTGAAGAAAAAATTAATTCtaatagtaacattttttaataaaaatattaaattgaacTACAAAAAGTTCtttgttaaatttatttttacttaaaaatgttacttaatttttttaaatttgagaagaaaaaaatattatagtgaattatagtaattttttaatgttattaaacttaagtgaaaaataaatattttaattacattaattaaaataaagtgtagtgaaaaatatttttaagtataataattaaaatttaagtgaaCTATATCTAACGTATATTAAAGCGAACTATTGCTAGTAacatttttttaccaaaaatattaaagtaaactatagtaattttttcattataaagcTTAATATATGTTATTcaagtaattatttaaaatatttagcTGAAATAATTTAAAGAAAGTGTTTTATCTTGTAAAGATATAAAATGGACTAAAATCagaaatgtaaatattttcTATCTGAAAATGTGTTCTTATGtatgtaaaaaaaattgcatgatTGAAGAGATACCAAAATTGTAATTTCTAAATACCAAAAATTCCCTCCATGGCATTTAGGAGATTTTTCAAATGTAGAGGGGTATAAAAGACCAACAGGTACCATAAATATAATTTCTAGGGACcaaaaaagatataaaaaaattttatggACCATTGGTGCATTTTTCGACATGATCAGGGACTATTAGTGTAGttcactttttattattttatgtatCGAGCTAATAATGAGTCGTCGTTGCGGATAGAACATTTGCATGGACTTATGTCCATTCCTAAATTCATAGCAAATTATGGGAACAATCattaattttaatcaaattctaGTTCGtcccataattttaaaattactcAAAAAATTATGCGATTTGGATTTATTTGTAATCATTTCACAGCGAAATAATTCGATGTTTTTAAACAAACGATGCTCATTATGAATGAACGACACCGTTTAACTTACTACAAATGACGTCCATGTATGATCACAATTgtcatattataattttactcTTACTAATacaaacttcatgattttttcGACTGATTTTAAAATTGCAGGAATATAATTTGATCAGACTTTACGATTTTTACAGCTATTTTCccttaaatttaatattttcaattatcCGGCATTTGACCGATTTGCTCACAAAAGTTTGCAACTTGATAGTGGTTGCAtatatatgttaattaatttatggtaAATTACATTTCTTGTTTAGAATATAtatgtatttctttttttttagttgttcttGTTTTTTTCTAAGTTGTTTCATGTGAATGAATTAATGTATGATTGTGGCCAACGAGTAgagattttttattattattattattatttgtttattcTTGAAATGAACTCAATCATTAAATACACCAAGGCTGGAATATGTTTCCATTTACGGTTGTTAGAGACTTTATTAGTTTTGAATCGTACATTAATGTGTCGTAATGCGTTCCATTATcatactactatttattgatCCTATTTGACCACTCAAATTGGTTATgagtgttttaaaaaaatgtttcacatatttatgaaaaaaattcacACTATTATTTTACACTTTTATTGACTTTAATAGATGGCGGGAGAGTTTGGACAATTGATTTTTTGAAATAAGAAAATCATTCAATTGTGTTGAAGAGTAGGTACGGTGTGACCGGTTACCGGCTGCTAATGATAAATTGTAGTATTActgtaaattaaatttttggGTCCATTTCTTTTCTCTATTAATATACTATAgtagtatattaatttaattcaactaTATCTAAttcttaaacaaaaaaaatgttaagCACATGTTTTTTGTCCCAATGTCTAGTAGTAAGAAAGTTCCATTGAATGTTTTCTAGTTAGGGACAAGGTTAACTAGTTATTGTCAATCTAAATAATTAGTTATTTGGATTAAAAAAACAGTGGTATTTGTTAAGCTGTCAtcgtcaaattttttattttctgttttgttAAAGTTTCAGTATTATTTTGCTCTCACCAGCACGCATAAGGCATTCTAAATTCAATGAAATCGAAAGCAGAATATTATTGAAGTGTGGAGGTTTTGATTGTATTGCTTCTCAATTAGTCACTACTGATCCcttagttaattatttatttgctCTATATCATATTTCAAGTACTACtgtatagtattattttttctcttttccttaATACTCCAGATACAAGAATTAGAATCTTATGAATTGCAATTAGGTGACATATATTATTACTTTATGCTTTTTTAGAAAGAAAGTGACAAACAAATTGTGACTAAAAATTACAAGTGGAGATAATCATTCATGACTCGGAATTTAGGTGGAATTTTTAGCAGCCATTGACGAATAACTAATTCGACCTATTTTGACACGTGTTTACTTCGAGGCAGCTTCGAACAGGATTGATCGATTTGTATGAATCTAAGATATTCATTTAAAAAAGAGTGTAAATACTAAATACCATACATAATAATAAGTATGTGCGTATAATATATTGTTTCACGTAatctatttaaaatattaagacATAGTGCGACTATTGAGATGTTAGAACATGGAATCGGTGTAAAAAGATACATTTAATTCTCCCCACGTCGTCCATATTAAATGTTTATAATTTGACATATCAAAATTAGTTAGTTAGGACACGATTTTAAGGGATTAATAATTAATAGATCTGCTGAAGGCATGGCTATAATTGTCGGCAATCTCATTTCTTGATTTGGGATATATAgattttagaaattaaaaatatcgAATTATGATTCTTAATTTGATATAAATATCGgatgttattttaattaaagttgACCCTCACAaatttttagtataattatGTGTCAATCACTTATCAATATGatcattataattaaattatttttccttaTTATAGTAAATCTTTATACGTCTCATATTGCTTTTTCAGTAACGCAACCAATTGCGTTTACTTTTTTTTCCCAttgaaataacaaaataataagaCCACGTTTGCAACACtatcatatactactattacaAGATTCAACAACTCAATCCTAtcctccaaaaaaaaaaaactaagaaaaTCTTAGAATAGAGTAAACATCACTTTAAACCCAACATGAACAAATTAAAGTCTGTGTTTAGAGGAATGCAAAATGAACAGATTAAAtgacattaattttttatacaaaAGCGATAGTCTGGTGTttaaatacatatatacattTGATTTACACAATATATCACCACCTTTCCCATTTTATACCAGATGACAATAATACCATATAGCATATAGGTCAAACTTATTTGTTGTTAACAATATTTAATCTTTGTATAATTTTATAGATTaccacattaattaattaattaactagtCTATACGTACCTACCATAAGAAATTATTTCTATTGACGCGTGGGCTCAATGAGACATTCCATTAATTATTAAGCTCCCATAATTATTACAGTCTCCCATGTTGTCACTTTACATTGTGAGTGACAgccaatattaaaatatttttctaatCCGCAGATTAGGAATATAtacgaataaaataaaaatgagtttCGTATGTGGCAAGGGATAAATACTCAAACTTAGTTTGTTTTAATATTTCAGTCCGTTTTAAATTTCGTTATGTCTTACATTATATAAAAACTGACAAAGTTCtgagggcatccgcaatgggcggacgatggcatgcccgatggcgcgcatcgtcctcgccatccatcgtccgcacc
This sequence is a window from Salvia splendens isolate huo1 chromosome 5, SspV2, whole genome shotgun sequence. Protein-coding genes within it:
- the LOC121803436 gene encoding laccase-14-like; this encodes MLSASKLLFLCFLGIVLLGGVTPSHAAVRRYRFELRNSTHSRLCTNKTMLTINGQFPGPTIYARRGDLVIVDVINRADHNITIHWHGVKMPRYPWSDGPEFVTQCPISPGTRFSQRIVLSDEEGTLWWHAHSEWYRNSVYGALIILPPRRESYPFPKPHQEVPILLGDWFNGDIQEIMEEFLGSGSDPEVSNSFLINGQPGDLHPCSRQDTLRLKVESGKTYLLRIVNAVMNNIMFFKIANHNVTVVGTDAAYTKRLTSDYIAISPGQTMDLLLVANQRPSHYYMASRAYASGGDFDNTTTTAILEYAGNYTPPASPALPSFPPFNSTAASHNFTTQLRSLANKNYPVDVPKNISDILFFTLSINLRPCANDSCEGPFSERLMASVNNVTLQLPRTDFLQAYYRRINGVYTTDFPDNPPFPFNYTQQTIPRDLARPQNGTSVNILDFNATVELVFQGTNLVGGIDHPMHLHGYSFYVVGSGFGNFNRTRDPPNYNLVDPPLMETIAVQRNGWTAIRFKANNPGVWFMHCHFERHVSWGMGMVFIVRDGPGRDEKMLPPPPDMPLC